One stretch of Lachnospiraceae bacterium oral taxon 096 DNA includes these proteins:
- a CDS encoding 1-acyl-sn-glycerol-3-phosphate acyltransferase yields the protein MLNTVGTLVMVAIFLVLSIPKMHRLERLKKTDPLIASEEAQEAVVGIFQRVLKWIGVTVEVYGVENIPEDEAVLFVSNHRSYFDILVAYVYTPKILGFIAKSEIERIPLLSNWMHLVNCLFLDRKDMKKGLQTILAGIDSVRHGVSIWICPEGTRNKNPDPNNVAEFKEGSLKIAEKSGAKIVPVSISGTAGILEKQYPRMKKGHVIIEFGVPIDIQKVAPEEKKRLGAMARAQIIQMQERNNK from the coding sequence ATGTTAAATACAGTAGGAACATTAGTTATGGTCGCCATATTTTTAGTTTTAAGTATTCCCAAAATGCACAGACTAGAAAGATTGAAAAAGACAGACCCATTGATTGCATCTGAAGAGGCACAGGAGGCGGTAGTAGGTATCTTTCAGCGTGTACTCAAGTGGATTGGCGTTACCGTAGAAGTATATGGCGTGGAAAATATTCCCGAAGATGAGGCAGTGCTTTTTGTGAGCAATCACAGAAGCTATTTTGATATTTTAGTTGCTTATGTCTATACACCAAAAATATTGGGCTTTATTGCCAAGTCAGAGATCGAAAGAATTCCTCTTCTTTCCAACTGGATGCATCTGGTGAATTGTCTATTTTTGGATAGAAAGGATATGAAAAAGGGCTTGCAGACGATTCTTGCTGGAATTGATTCTGTTCGTCATGGTGTATCGATTTGGATTTGCCCAGAGGGAACGCGAAATAAAAACCCAGATCCAAATAATGTGGCAGAATTTAAGGAGGGTTCCTTAAAGATTGCAGAAAAGAGTGGAGCAAAGATTGTTCCTGTCTCCATATCAGGAACCGCAGGGATTCTTGAAAAGCAATATCCGAGGATGAAAAAAGGACATGTTATTATTGAATTTGGCGTTCCAATTGATATTCAAAAGGTGGCACCAGAAGAAAAGAAGCGTCTTGGTGCAATGGCCAGAGCACAGATTATACAGATGCAGGAGAGAAACAACAAATAG
- the pheA gene encoding prephenate dehydratase, whose protein sequence is MELQMVETLPDKDKEGLEVVYQGIEGAYSQIAALTYFGEKAHYNHVVRFSDAMRAVEERKAEYGVIPIENSSAGAVVDTYDLLFTHNVTIVGEVYIPIHHALLGVKGARLEDIDVVYSHPQGLMQCSKFLQQRNWSQISLLNTAVSANKVKEDGKKNQAAIASSLAAKCYGLDILKEKINNNPENTTRFVVVAHERIYTREAKKISVMFSLPHRAGTLYNILRNFHDNNLNLLKIESRPIPEKKWEYHFFIDIEGNLQDKYVILALRSVAKETEDLRILGNY, encoded by the coding sequence GTGGAACTACAAATGGTGGAAACTTTACCAGATAAAGATAAGGAGGGATTGGAGGTTGTCTATCAAGGTATTGAAGGGGCGTACTCCCAGATTGCAGCACTGACCTATTTTGGGGAAAAGGCTCATTACAATCATGTGGTGCGATTTAGCGATGCAATGAGGGCAGTGGAAGAAAGAAAGGCAGAATATGGTGTCATTCCGATTGAAAATTCTTCTGCTGGTGCAGTGGTTGATACCTATGATTTACTCTTTACACATAACGTGACCATTGTTGGGGAGGTCTATATTCCAATTCATCATGCTCTCCTTGGCGTCAAAGGGGCAAGACTTGAAGACATTGATGTTGTCTATTCCCATCCACAGGGATTGATGCAGTGTAGTAAGTTTTTACAACAGAGGAATTGGAGTCAAATTAGTCTACTGAATACAGCAGTTTCTGCCAATAAAGTCAAGGAAGATGGAAAAAAGAATCAAGCAGCAATCGCAAGTTCATTGGCAGCAAAATGTTATGGGCTTGATATTTTAAAAGAAAAGATTAATAATAACCCAGAGAATACGACTCGCTTTGTGGTCGTTGCTCATGAACGCATTTACACGAGGGAAGCAAAAAAAATTAGTGTTATGTTTTCCTTGCCACATCGAGCGGGTACACTTTACAATATTTTAAGAAATTTCCACGACAATAACCTCAACCTTCTAAAGATTGAGTCAAGACCTATTCCAGAGAAAAAATGGGAGTATCATTTTTTTATTGATATTGAGGGAAATTTGCAGGACAAGTATGTGATTTTGGCACTTCGTTCTGTTGCCAAGGAGACAGAGGATTTAAGAATTTTGGGAAATTACTAG
- a CDS encoding ATP-binding protein — MDISDLILYRNFAYEELLFGMCDMLEKGKRDHMAKYAGDLVEIAGRYGLEGNLWHAFLALCLANNENSYSTACEIVGEVEGSINELALHDFTIFKQLFDYDLTELGDKVFCELAKYKGTNRESKLINQRIRKRLLELSISLENTKSVIEFKDTVTEFYREFGVGKYGLNKAFSLKEGRDNEAIIEPITRVEHIYLDDIVGYELQKQKLVENTEAFLNGIPANNVLLYGDAGTGKSSSVKAIVNTYYDRGLRIIEVYKHQFRMLANVLEQIKDRNYKYIIYMDDLSFEDSELEYKYLKAILEGGFGRRPDNVLIYATSNRRHLIRESFKDKQETDEDLHSRDTVQEKISLSARFGVSIYYGSPDKCEFNRIVKEIAEKENIHMPEDKLFLEANKWELSHGGLSGRTARQFVTYLLGRGGRDE, encoded by the coding sequence ATGGACATTAGTGATTTAATATTGTATCGAAATTTTGCATATGAAGAGTTGCTGTTTGGCATGTGCGATATGCTCGAAAAGGGAAAAAGAGACCATATGGCTAAGTATGCGGGAGATCTTGTGGAGATCGCTGGGCGATATGGGCTGGAGGGAAATCTTTGGCATGCCTTTTTGGCACTTTGTTTGGCGAACAATGAAAATTCTTATTCTACAGCTTGTGAGATTGTGGGAGAGGTCGAGGGAAGTATCAATGAATTAGCTCTTCACGACTTTACGATTTTTAAGCAACTTTTTGACTATGATTTGACTGAGCTTGGGGATAAGGTATTTTGTGAGCTAGCAAAGTACAAAGGAACAAATAGAGAATCAAAGTTAATTAATCAGAGAATAAGAAAGAGACTTTTAGAACTTTCCATTTCTTTAGAAAATACAAAGTCTGTCATTGAATTTAAGGACACAGTGACTGAGTTTTATAGGGAATTTGGTGTGGGAAAATATGGACTCAATAAGGCATTTTCCCTCAAAGAAGGAAGAGATAATGAGGCGATTATTGAGCCAATCACAAGAGTTGAACACATCTATCTGGATGATATTGTGGGCTATGAGTTGCAAAAACAAAAACTTGTGGAGAACACAGAGGCATTTTTAAATGGTATTCCTGCCAACAATGTACTTTTATATGGAGATGCAGGAACAGGAAAGTCTTCCAGCGTAAAGGCGATTGTAAATACCTACTATGACAGAGGTCTTCGCATTATTGAGGTCTATAAACATCAATTCCGTATGTTGGCCAATGTACTTGAACAGATTAAGGACAGAAATTATAAGTATATTATTTATATGGATGACTTGAGTTTTGAAGATTCCGAGCTTGAGTATAAATATTTAAAGGCGATTTTGGAAGGTGGCTTTGGAAGAAGACCGGATAATGTATTGATCTATGCGACAAGTAACCGAAGACATCTTATTCGAGAGAGCTTTAAGGACAAACAAGAGACGGATGAGGACTTACATAGCAGAGATACCGTGCAGGAAAAAATTTCACTGTCTGCACGATTTGGCGTGAGCATCTACTATGGATCTCCTGATAAGTGCGAATTTAATCGCATTGTCAAGGAGATTGCAGAAAAGGAAAATATTCATATGCCAGAGGATAAACTATTCCTAGAGGCAAATAAGTGGGAGCTTAGTCATGGCGGACTTTCAGGAAGAACCGCACGTCAATTTGTTACTTACTTGTTGGGAAGAGGAGGAAGAGATGAGTAG